A stretch of the Chanos chanos chromosome 1, fChaCha1.1, whole genome shotgun sequence genome encodes the following:
- the LOC115811623 gene encoding shaker-related potassium channel tsha2, protein MTVVPGENLDETVALAALSQDVYDPERADQECCERVVINISGLRFETQLKTLAQFPATLLGDPRKRMRFFDPLRNEYFFDRNRPSFDAILYYYQSGGRLRRPVNVPVDIFMEEIKFYELGEEVIENFKEDEGFIKEEERPLPDNEFQRQVWLLFEYPESSGPARGIAIVSVLVILISIVIFCLETLPEFREDGKIYEDHLALNGTVSPKKPNPFTDPFFIVETLCIIWFSFELLVRFLACPSKPAFFKNIMNTIDIVAIMPYFITLGLELAEHQGNGQQAMSLAILRVIRLVRVFRIFKLSRHSKGLQILGKTLQASMRELGLLIFFLFIGVILFSSAVYFAETDDPESGFSSIPDAFWWAVVSMTTVGYGDMCPVTIGGKIVGSLCAIAGVLTIALPVPVIVSNFNYFYHRETEHEEQFQYTHVTCGQQQPSFGEFKKSDSKPSLSKSDYLDSEDADSIKYTNCSPHKAYTGKLTDV, encoded by the coding sequence ATGACAGTGGTGCCCGGGGAGAACCTGGATGAGACTGTGGCACTGGCAGCCCTGTCCCAAGATGTCTACGACCCCGAGAGAGCGGATCAGGAGTGCTGCGAGAGGGTGGTCATCAACATCTCCGGGTTGCGCTTCGAGACTCAACTGAAGACCCTCGCGCAATTCCCCGCAACCTTGCTTGGGGATCCCAGGAAAAGAATGCGTTTCTTTGATCCGCTAAGAAACGAGTACTTCTTTGACAGGAACCGGCCAAGCTTTGACGCCATCCTCTATTACTACCAGTCTGGTGGCAGGCTACGGAGACCTGTCAATGTTCCCGTGGACATTTTTATGGAGGAGATTAAGTTCTATGAATTGGGAGAGGAGGTCATCGAAAATTTCAAGGAAGATGAGGGTTTTATCAAAGAAGAAGAGCGACCGCTGCCAGACAACGAGTTTCAGCGGCAGGTCTGGCTCCTGTTTGAATACCCAGAGAGCTCTGGACCCGCCAGAGGTATAGCAATAGTTTCTGTACTTGTGATATTGATATCAATTGTCATCTTTTGCCTGGAGACGTTGCCGGAGTTTAGGGAGGACGGGAAAATTTACGAGGACCATCTTGCATTGAATGGGACTGTAAGCCCAAAGAAGCCTAATCCATTCACAGACCCGTTCTTTATTGTTGAAACCCTCTGTATAATTTGGTTCTCCTTTGAATTACTGGTGAGGTTTCTGGCATGCCCAAGCAAGCCCGCCTTCTTCAAAAACATTATGAACACAATCGATATTGTGGCAATCATGCCATACTTCATCACCCTTGGTTTGGAACTCGCGGAACACCAAGGAAATGGTCAGCAAGCAATGTCTCTGGCGATTTTGAGAGTGATACGTTTGGTTCGTGTGTTCAGAATTTTCAAGCTCTCTAGGCACTCCAAAGGTCTCCAAATCCTTGGGAAGACTTTACAGGCGAGCATGAGAGAACTGGGCCTCCTAATATTCTTCCTATTCATTGgagtcattttattttccagcGCCGTGTATTTTGCGGAGACAGACGACCCCGAGTCGGGGTTCAGTAGTATACCCGATGCGTTTTGGTGGGCAGTGGTATCCATGACTACAGTGGGGTACGGGGACATGTGCCCAGTAACCATCGGTGGAAAAATTGTCGGATCTTTATGTGCCATTGCTGGCGTGCTAACAATTGCACTGCCCGTCCCTGTAATCGTGTCCAATTTTAATTACTTCTACCACAGGGAGACGGAGCATGAAGAACAATTCCAATACACCCATGTAACGTGTGGCCAACAGCAGCCATCGTTTGGTGAATTTAAAAAGAGTGACAGCAAACCGTCCTTATCAAAATCAGACTACCTGGACTCTGAGGATGCAGATTCTATTAAATACACGAATTGCAGTCCACATAAAGCGTATACAGGAAAGCTTACAGACGTATGA